One genomic window of Acidimicrobiales bacterium includes the following:
- a CDS encoding glycosyl hydrolase codes for MATPQSRVAAQTAAANSAALTELHGALHGSSDKVFGISPQGNSSGISTVPQLESALAHPIEVVNVFVGWGETFPTTSVNAIVQAGAVPELSFEPWNYTKGVNQPAFSDSVIASGTYDAYLTQFAQGVAAWHGELLFRYAHEMNGNWYPWAASVNGNTPAAYIAAWRHVHQIFSNAGATNALWVWCPNAGGPTPVASVFPGASYVNVVGMDGYNWGTTSTTNGGWRSPSQIFSGLLSTVRSVGPGLPILLNETGSAEAGGSKATWLNQLFSFVEGQSGLAGVVYSNFGSLWPLTTSSSALAAAKVSLSTY; via the coding sequence ATGGCCACTCCGCAGTCCCGCGTTGCCGCTCAAACGGCCGCGGCCAACTCCGCCGCGCTCACTGAGCTCCACGGAGCTCTCCACGGCAGCTCGGATAAGGTCTTCGGTATCTCCCCCCAGGGCAACAGCAGCGGGATCTCGACCGTACCGCAGCTGGAGTCGGCGTTGGCCCACCCGATCGAGGTGGTGAATGTGTTCGTGGGATGGGGTGAGACCTTCCCAACGACCAGCGTGAACGCGATCGTGCAGGCCGGCGCGGTCCCCGAACTCTCCTTCGAACCGTGGAACTACACCAAGGGCGTCAACCAGCCGGCGTTCTCGGACAGCGTGATCGCGTCCGGCACCTATGACGCGTACCTCACCCAGTTCGCCCAAGGCGTCGCCGCTTGGCACGGAGAGCTGCTTTTCCGTTACGCGCACGAGATGAACGGGAACTGGTACCCCTGGGCGGCCTCAGTCAATGGGAACACTCCTGCTGCCTACATCGCTGCGTGGCGCCACGTGCACCAGATCTTCTCCAACGCGGGTGCAACGAACGCGCTGTGGGTGTGGTGCCCGAACGCCGGCGGGCCAACGCCGGTAGCGAGCGTCTTTCCCGGAGCGAGCTACGTGAACGTGGTCGGCATGGACGGGTACAACTGGGGCACCACGAGCACGACCAACGGGGGATGGCGGAGCCCCTCACAGATATTCTCTGGGCTGCTCAGCACGGTCAGGTCGGTCGGCCCGGGGCTGCCGATCCTCCTAAACGAGACCGGAAGCGCCGAAGCCGGAGGCAGCAAGGCCACCTGGCTGAACCAACTCTTCAGCTTCGTCGAAGGTCAGTCGGGGCTCGCCGGGGTGGTGTACTCGAACTTCGGATCGCTCTGGCCGCTTACGACGTCTTCAAGCGCGCTGGCCGCGGCAAAGGTCAGCCTCTCGACATACTGA
- a CDS encoding glycosyltransferase family 2 protein gives MTSLEIHRPPARDVVSTLVLPSPPSDEEKYSYVHRQVAVLLIASMLSLTCLTISQVHLIHLGLWLWALVPFLGFTLFYYLISLRVNLTSRNFDLSTHRALVQSWAPRAFPTVDVWLPICGEELGVLANTWQNVARLQAGYPGVLSVYVLDDGDDPEAAELASVHGFQYLVRPNRGWFKKAGNLRHAYQNSEGEFIVILDADFAPREDFLTETLPYIERDPTVGIVQTPQYFRWDKHQTWMEHGAGAVQELFYRMIQVSRGRLNAAICVGSCAVYRRAALDTIGGTALIEHSEDVHTGFDLRLKGWSLVYIPVPLATGMCPSEPDAFFTQQYRWCAGSMSLLRSRKFWSARLRPAQLCCYLSGFCYYIHTAAATFFVPLIPILLLAFMPAQVQLKNYLWIAPSAAYTLVIFPLWNKGRFGPSALMAKTLYGWSHLFAIIDILRGRRQGWQTTGAKSATRRTSRIWRGIAVWGGSSVGLWLVLGIYRMLTMRPLNFVFLEATGLLYALVYVVMPLISRAQGARRDPIISLID, from the coding sequence ATGACATCCCTCGAAATCCACCGCCCGCCGGCCCGCGATGTGGTCAGCACACTTGTTCTGCCAAGCCCGCCAAGCGACGAGGAGAAGTACAGCTACGTACATCGGCAGGTCGCGGTGCTGCTCATCGCGTCGATGTTGAGCCTCACCTGCCTGACCATCAGCCAAGTCCACCTGATCCATTTGGGATTGTGGCTGTGGGCCCTGGTTCCGTTTCTGGGGTTCACCCTCTTCTACTACCTCATCTCCTTGCGGGTGAACCTGACCAGCCGGAACTTTGATCTGAGTACCCACCGGGCTCTGGTCCAGTCCTGGGCGCCCCGGGCGTTCCCCACGGTCGATGTGTGGTTGCCGATCTGCGGCGAAGAACTAGGGGTCCTTGCCAACACGTGGCAAAACGTCGCCCGGCTGCAAGCTGGCTATCCAGGCGTCCTTAGTGTCTACGTGCTCGACGACGGAGACGACCCCGAGGCGGCTGAGCTGGCTTCGGTGCACGGATTCCAGTATCTGGTGCGCCCCAACCGGGGCTGGTTCAAGAAGGCAGGGAACCTGCGTCACGCCTACCAGAACTCCGAGGGCGAGTTCATCGTCATACTCGACGCGGACTTCGCGCCGAGGGAGGACTTCTTAACGGAGACCCTGCCCTACATCGAAAGAGACCCCACCGTCGGGATAGTCCAGACCCCTCAATACTTTCGGTGGGATAAGCACCAAACATGGATGGAGCACGGCGCCGGAGCGGTCCAGGAGCTGTTCTACCGCATGATTCAGGTGTCCCGAGGCCGGCTGAACGCGGCCATCTGCGTGGGATCCTGCGCGGTCTACCGACGCGCAGCGCTCGACACGATTGGCGGGACCGCGCTGATAGAGCATTCCGAGGACGTCCACACCGGTTTCGACCTCCGTCTCAAAGGATGGTCGCTCGTGTACATCCCGGTTCCGTTAGCCACCGGCATGTGCCCCTCAGAGCCTGATGCCTTCTTTACCCAACAGTACAGATGGTGCGCCGGTTCGATGAGCTTGCTCCGGTCACGCAAGTTCTGGTCCGCCCGCCTCCGTCCGGCGCAGCTTTGCTGCTATCTCTCGGGGTTCTGCTACTACATCCACACGGCGGCAGCGACCTTCTTCGTTCCCTTGATACCCATACTGCTTCTGGCGTTCATGCCCGCTCAGGTGCAGCTCAAGAACTACCTGTGGATCGCGCCAAGTGCTGCGTACACCCTCGTGATCTTCCCGCTTTGGAACAAGGGCCGGTTCGGACCGTCGGCGCTCATGGCTAAGACCCTGTACGGCTGGTCCCATCTCTTCGCGATCATCGACATCCTCCGCGGGCGCCGCCAGGGATGGCAGACGACCGGTGCAAAGTCGGCAACCCGTCGGACCTCGCGGATCTGGCGCGGCATCGCCGTATGGGGCGGATCGTCCGTCGGGTTATGGCTCGTCCTCGGCATCTATCGGATGCTGACGATGCGCCCCCTGAACTTCGTCTTCCTGGAGGCGACTGGCCTCCTGTACGCCCTCGTGTATGTGGTGATGCCATTGATTTCCCGGGCCCAGGGAGCCAGGCGCGACCCGATCATCTCGCTCATCGATTAA
- a CDS encoding glycosyltransferase encodes MTGAASSAPTRPGSGALTARVSETERADLCIVVPTRNEAANIPMLIERLEDSLGDSSWSWSVLFVDDSDDRTPATVADLRADHDNLSLLHRLPGERRGGLSGAVAAGFQQSDAWVIVVMDGDLQHPPEVVRELVGPVLREESDIAIASRYVSGASAAGLSGKARRMVSRLFVAMVHVLVPPSRGVRDPMSGFFAVSRRTIDALDLRGEGFKILLELLARAPRQRVIEIPFRFDRRVHGDSKAGFKEGARFLRHLARLTRSRHGLVRTALRRAPNHVPLAAILAVQAWLSARLLARNTAFLDEATYISAGKYVVRSWFHRTPDLHFPTYFSGAPTIYPVLAGIADSIGGLVGARVLSLVFMLLATSFCYLTATRLFGRPAGWFAAAVFVTSQGTQFLGAFATFDAMALMLVACTAWIVVRNAESSGTGSWFYLAIPVLALANATKYASALFDPVVIGLAFFTVWGRVGLRAAARASGTLTAGLIMVLAVLLAASPRSYLTGVASTTLNRAPSTASVHRVLHLSWLWVGGIASLAALALVVSVLTAVRRKSAWWQVGVLAVLASSVLLAPANQARIHTATSLSKHVTFGGWFGAVAAGWILAGVTGRRPLDLARCAAASTILVPMGAAGIAQANRHFDEWPNSHPVVAAIRSALGTTNGRVLMDDAPVGRYYLQDRVQLSHWVDTYYFAYTPPGGTRLVGIPAYVAAVDNGSFNVIALDFGERKQVDTAVAEAIHDSGRYRWVGNFATRDEYGRSAYVVWTVRPVQS; translated from the coding sequence TTGACAGGAGCCGCATCTTCTGCACCTACACGCCCCGGGTCGGGCGCGCTCACCGCGAGGGTCAGCGAAACCGAGCGGGCGGATCTCTGCATCGTCGTCCCCACCCGCAACGAGGCGGCGAACATCCCGATGCTCATCGAACGCCTGGAAGACTCGCTCGGCGACTCGAGCTGGTCGTGGAGCGTGCTCTTCGTCGACGACAGCGACGACCGAACGCCGGCGACCGTCGCCGACCTGCGCGCCGACCACGACAACCTGTCCTTGCTGCATCGCCTTCCCGGGGAAAGGCGGGGCGGTCTGTCCGGCGCGGTAGCAGCCGGTTTTCAGCAATCGGACGCCTGGGTGATCGTCGTCATGGACGGTGACCTTCAACACCCACCAGAGGTTGTCCGCGAACTCGTCGGTCCGGTGTTGCGCGAGGAGTCTGACATTGCGATAGCGAGCCGTTATGTCAGCGGCGCCTCCGCAGCCGGTCTCAGCGGCAAGGCCAGGCGCATGGTCTCCCGTCTTTTCGTCGCCATGGTGCACGTCCTCGTACCGCCGTCGAGGGGAGTCCGGGATCCGATGTCGGGATTCTTCGCTGTTTCACGCCGGACGATCGACGCGCTAGATCTACGTGGCGAGGGCTTCAAGATCCTGCTCGAGCTGCTGGCCCGAGCACCCCGCCAAAGGGTTATCGAGATTCCGTTCCGGTTCGACCGGCGCGTCCATGGCGATTCCAAGGCAGGCTTCAAGGAAGGGGCACGCTTCCTTCGGCACCTTGCTCGGCTGACGAGGTCCCGCCACGGCCTGGTCAGAACGGCTCTGAGGCGGGCGCCAAACCACGTGCCATTAGCAGCGATCCTCGCCGTCCAGGCGTGGCTTTCGGCGCGGCTGCTTGCGCGCAACACCGCTTTCCTCGACGAGGCCACTTACATCTCCGCGGGCAAGTACGTGGTCAGGTCGTGGTTCCACCGCACGCCGGACTTGCACTTCCCGACTTACTTCTCCGGCGCACCCACCATCTACCCGGTCCTGGCTGGGATCGCAGACTCGATCGGAGGCCTGGTCGGTGCCCGGGTCTTGTCGCTCGTGTTCATGCTTTTGGCGACCTCGTTTTGCTACCTGACCGCGACGCGGTTGTTCGGACGTCCTGCCGGATGGTTCGCGGCCGCGGTGTTCGTCACCAGCCAGGGAACACAGTTCCTTGGGGCGTTCGCCACGTTTGACGCGATGGCGCTCATGCTCGTCGCGTGTACGGCCTGGATCGTCGTGCGTAACGCCGAGTCCTCAGGAACCGGCAGCTGGTTCTATCTGGCGATACCTGTACTCGCCCTTGCGAACGCGACCAAGTACGCGTCGGCTCTGTTCGATCCGGTCGTGATTGGTCTTGCCTTCTTCACGGTCTGGGGACGGGTCGGGCTCCGAGCTGCGGCCAGAGCCTCAGGCACGTTGACTGCCGGTCTGATCATGGTACTAGCGGTGCTGCTAGCGGCGTCGCCGCGCTCCTATCTGACCGGGGTCGCGAGCACGACCCTCAACCGGGCTCCCTCGACGGCCTCCGTTCACCGGGTGTTGCATTTGTCCTGGCTCTGGGTCGGAGGCATTGCCAGCCTCGCTGCGTTGGCCTTGGTTGTTTCGGTCCTTACTGCGGTGAGACGGAAGTCAGCGTGGTGGCAGGTTGGCGTTCTGGCTGTCCTTGCCTCCAGCGTCTTGCTTGCCCCCGCCAACCAGGCTCGGATCCACACCGCCACGTCTTTGTCCAAGCACGTGACCTTCGGGGGATGGTTCGGAGCCGTCGCGGCGGGGTGGATCCTCGCGGGGGTGACCGGACGGCGACCACTCGACCTCGCCCGCTGCGCGGCGGCGTCGACGATCCTCGTCCCCATGGGAGCTGCAGGAATCGCCCAGGCCAACCGTCACTTTGACGAGTGGCCGAATTCGCACCCGGTCGTCGCAGCGATCCGATCGGCTCTCGGCACCACGAACGGTCGCGTCCTCATGGACGACGCCCCCGTCGGCCGCTACTACCTGCAGGACCGTGTCCAGCTGTCTCATTGGGTGGACACCTACTACTTTGCCTACACGCCCCCCGGCGGAACCCGCCTGGTGGGCATCCCTGCCTATGTCGCGGCCGTCGACAACGGCTCATTCAACGTCATCGCGCTCGATTTCGGAGAACGAAAACAAGTCGACACGGCGGTCGCCGAAGCCATTCACGACAGCGGTCGTTACAGATGGGTTGGCAACTTCGCAACCAGAGACGAGTACGGCCGTAGCGCCTACGTGGTGTGGACGGTCCGTCCGGTCCAGTCATGA
- a CDS encoding cellulase family glycosylhydrolase → MAAAAIALLGSVAAILGFVRASHDPAVARPVGGVRVAGARLVNAAGSPVQLGGVSVSGTEYECLNRGGVFAGPSSASAVGAMDRWHIDIVRIPINEDCWLGINGLPSGLPASSYRAAIEAFVTLLQRRRIVVDLDLHWSAPANVQARSQQRMPDADHSVAFWRQVASTYGNDPYVVFELYNEPYGVSWSCWRDGCTTSAEDGRQYQAVGMQSLVHTIRGAGAKNVLFLDGLSRGADLSQWSVYRPADPDRSIAAAWHIYGPQHCASSCWTRQLSQTGTTPVAVTEFGETDCRSAYVRPLMSWLDARRIGYLAWAWNTWPGCHGPSLITDYSGSPHGAYGTAVMKHFQSHFPSPGS, encoded by the coding sequence GTGGCCGCCGCGGCCATTGCCCTGCTCGGCTCTGTCGCGGCGATCCTCGGTTTCGTCCGAGCCTCCCACGACCCGGCCGTCGCCCGCCCGGTTGGCGGTGTTCGCGTCGCCGGCGCTCGGCTAGTGAACGCCGCGGGAAGCCCAGTTCAACTCGGCGGGGTGTCGGTCTCTGGGACCGAGTACGAGTGCTTGAATCGAGGCGGCGTGTTCGCCGGTCCGAGCTCCGCGAGCGCCGTCGGTGCCATGGATCGCTGGCACATCGACATCGTGCGGATCCCTATAAATGAGGACTGCTGGCTAGGGATCAACGGCCTCCCCTCGGGCTTGCCCGCATCGAGCTACCGGGCGGCCATCGAGGCCTTCGTCACTCTGCTGCAACGCAGGCGGATAGTGGTCGACCTCGATCTTCACTGGTCGGCCCCCGCGAATGTTCAGGCGCGGAGCCAGCAAAGGATGCCCGACGCCGATCATTCCGTCGCCTTTTGGCGTCAGGTGGCATCTACGTACGGCAACGATCCGTACGTAGTGTTCGAGCTCTACAACGAGCCCTACGGTGTGAGCTGGTCGTGCTGGCGCGACGGTTGCACCACGTCGGCAGAGGACGGCAGGCAGTACCAGGCCGTTGGTATGCAGTCGTTGGTCCACACGATCCGGGGGGCGGGCGCCAAGAACGTACTGTTCCTCGACGGCCTCTCCCGTGGGGCCGACCTGAGCCAGTGGTCGGTTTACAGGCCTGCTGATCCGGATCGGTCGATCGCGGCTGCCTGGCACATCTACGGCCCGCAGCATTGCGCGTCGAGTTGCTGGACCAGGCAACTCTCCCAGACCGGGACCACCCCGGTGGCGGTCACGGAGTTCGGCGAGACCGATTGCCGGTCGGCTTACGTTCGTCCGCTGATGAGTTGGCTCGACGCGCGGCGAATCGGTTACCTCGCCTGGGCTTGGAACACCTGGCCAGGATGCCATGGTCCTTCGTTGATCACCGACTACTCCGGCAGCCCGCACGGTGCTTACGGCACGGCGGTCATGAAGCACTTTCAAAGCCACTTTCCAAGCCCCGGAAGTTAA
- a CDS encoding lysyl oxidase family protein has protein sequence MLGTRLFRFSLVAVVLVFAGGLSAAARASSTTRQLGLGQSLFWDGGYVGSSNVDLPGSAACHVEHCFDYPLKVAAGGWRLRVAIDTPDRANEFEIDLIDPSGKTVTSQSNSAQTQFDMELYALHPVAGTWTVQVVPQMVQNAAFKLRAMLETGPLVFEHKTLLLPNLKVTPPYGFTFVAPANPANAYAPDGVNPPLEVAGEAPLSCTPDETLNIGPNDMPGSDHPMRCLRFTTGPRDAGPGTFEIDYNPSAGAANLNDVPAFQRLYYSDGTSFVRPAGHVEFHDTHGHFHYDGFLKFQLYHVGANHTLSRAGSGTKVGLCPADELFADWRTFNQNEIPAETFTANCGYTTGQASLGLNVGWGDVYKWQRPGQYVDFTGDGDGYYLLDVVVNASNQAQTVSNDQNVGYAYIHVVGDNVSIIERGQGNSPWDPDKIVFTDQS, from the coding sequence GTGCTGGGGACCAGACTCTTTCGGTTCAGCCTTGTCGCGGTCGTGCTCGTCTTCGCTGGCGGACTGTCAGCGGCCGCCCGTGCCTCCTCAACGACGCGTCAGCTCGGTCTCGGTCAGTCGCTGTTTTGGGACGGCGGATACGTGGGCAGCTCGAATGTCGACCTCCCGGGATCGGCCGCGTGCCATGTGGAGCACTGCTTCGATTATCCGCTCAAGGTGGCCGCCGGTGGATGGCGGCTGCGCGTGGCCATCGACACACCCGACCGGGCCAACGAATTCGAGATCGATCTCATCGATCCGTCCGGCAAGACTGTAACGAGTCAGAGCAACTCGGCCCAGACCCAGTTCGACATGGAGCTCTACGCCCTGCATCCGGTCGCCGGTACCTGGACGGTCCAGGTCGTGCCGCAGATGGTTCAGAACGCAGCGTTCAAGTTGAGGGCGATGCTGGAGACCGGACCGCTGGTCTTCGAGCACAAGACCTTGCTGCTTCCCAACCTCAAGGTTACGCCACCCTACGGGTTCACATTCGTAGCACCAGCGAACCCCGCCAATGCCTATGCCCCCGACGGGGTGAACCCACCTCTCGAGGTGGCCGGCGAGGCGCCGCTGTCATGCACGCCCGACGAGACGCTCAACATAGGCCCGAACGACATGCCCGGCTCCGACCATCCGATGCGATGCCTGCGTTTCACGACCGGGCCCCGCGACGCCGGGCCGGGGACCTTCGAGATCGACTACAACCCCAGCGCCGGGGCGGCCAACCTCAACGACGTCCCAGCGTTCCAGCGGCTGTATTACAGCGACGGGACCTCGTTCGTGCGGCCTGCCGGGCACGTCGAATTCCACGACACCCATGGCCACTTCCACTACGACGGGTTCCTCAAGTTCCAGCTCTACCACGTCGGGGCGAACCACACGCTCAGCCGCGCCGGATCTGGGACCAAGGTGGGGCTTTGCCCGGCGGACGAGCTCTTCGCCGACTGGCGCACCTTCAACCAAAATGAGATCCCGGCGGAGACCTTCACCGCGAACTGCGGGTACACCACCGGACAGGCCAGCCTGGGTCTCAACGTCGGCTGGGGTGACGTGTACAAATGGCAGCGCCCCGGCCAGTACGTGGACTTCACCGGCGACGGTGACGGTTACTACCTGCTCGATGTAGTCGTCAACGCATCCAACCAGGCGCAAACCGTCTCCAACGACCAGAACGTCGGCTATGCCTACATCCACGTAGTAGGTGACAACGTCAGCATCATCGAACGAGGCCAGGGCAACAGCCCGTGGGACCCCGACAAGATCGTCTTCACCGACCAATCTTGA